In Hydractinia symbiolongicarpus strain clone_291-10 chromosome 13, HSymV2.1, whole genome shotgun sequence, a single genomic region encodes these proteins:
- the LOC130623776 gene encoding E3 ubiquitin-protein ligase RNF34-like: MPTKFCKDCSLKLGFFKKKVQCRLCMYHFCDQCFSKVKANEADLLYKLKNLSNPACLQCIVLGHDVIKREELFLLASKHLTEFLNMKNISVNNCTEKYHLVDLIMEFAETNGYKSGHDIENEIMRKQHIEELRQAEFARQLEDQQRQRENAQTLDNDLQLSDDTVDSPTANVSSVHEDNNFNLESRMYQNEQFFNSNFASESQSNSVEAQGEATSENVNTDRQENIDAPIDLNNSCEEPASSQQDLEFNNEPPLHQQSSHADSQPSQQSTSSNQIPSTSNQNNSSQTSDSDQRLSQSNGLWKSIEDVTNEKEIKSLSILQLKQILTANFMNYRGCLEKEELVDKVKMLYASTKKVALGENSTTSGQYEIDLCKICMDHVIDCVLLDCGHLVACTKCGKQLSQCPICKAFVVRVVHVFRV, encoded by the exons ATGccaacaaaattttgtaaagattGTTCTCTGAAActtggattttttaaaaagaaa GTTCAATGTCGATTATGCATGTACCATTTTTGTGACCAATGTTTTTCAAAAGTCAAAGCAAATGAAGCCGATTTATTGTACAAGTTAAAAAATCTCAGTAACCCAGCCTGCTTACAGTGTATAGTGCTTGGACACGATGTCATAAAGCGAGAAGAACTCTTCCTACTTGCAAGTAAACATCTGACAGAATTCCTTAACATGAAGAACATTTCAGTCAACAACTGCACTGAGAAATACCATTTAGTTGATTTGATTATGGAATTTGCTGAAACGAATGGATATAAAAGTGGACATGATATTGAAAACGAAATAATGCGTAAACAACATATTGAGGAGTTGCGACAAGCAGAATTTGCAAGACAACTTGAAGACCAACAACGTCAACGCGAAAATGCACAGACCTTGGACAATGATCTGCAATTAAGTGATGACACTGTTGATTCACCAACAGCTAATGTTTCTTCTGTACATGAAGACAATAACTTTAATTTAGAGAGCCGTATGTATCAAAATGAACAATTCTTTAATTCCAATTTTGCCTCTGAATCTCAATCAAATAGCGTTGAAGCTCAAGGTGAGGCAACTTCAGAGAACGTAAATACTGATAGGCAGGAAAATATTGACGCACCAATTGATCTGAATAATTCATGTGAAGAG CCGGCTTCTTCACAACAAGATTTGGAATTTAATAACGAACCTCCCTTACATCAGCAGTCTTCACACGCAGACTCGCAACCAAGCCAGCAGTCAACTTCTAGTAACCAAATACCGTCTACATCTAACCAAAATAATTCTAGTCAGACAAGCGATTCTGATCAACGGTTAAGTCAAAGCAATGGTTTATGGAAATCAATCGAGGACGTGACGAACGAGAAAGAAATCAAGTCCTTGTCTATTTTGCAACTGAAACAAATCTTAACCGCCAATTTTATGAATTATCGTGGCTGCCTCGAAAAAGAAGAGTTGGTTGATAAAGTCAAAATGTTATACGCATCCACCAAAAAAGTTGCCCTAG GTGAAAATTCCACGACGAGTGGTCAATACGAGATAGACttgtgtaaaatatgcatggaccATGTAATCGACTGCGTTCTTCTGGACTGTGGTCACTTAGTCGCCTGTACAAAGTGCGGCAAACAATTGTCACAGTGTCCTATATGTAAGGCGTTTGTAGTACGCGTCGTTCACGTCTTTAGGGTGTGA
- the LOC130622973 gene encoding uncharacterized protein LOC130622973: protein MRKILSVLNMACKSLRERVELVFENENFDELPQIYAELNKKFKCNSVLPSTDVLQKQLTFGFIQRNCHAEYYLPAYVKAKKDGCAITLKSQVNGNCLYSSMALCLFGKNVMVDDLRILVSVELMMNASFYCKHPLFSSILALPESLFKSMEDILNMSVCNSAFNTDKKQEDLVKEVAILNLVDRKYCSFLAMLALSSVTNRNIFSYYPDYGCKKAQMLFNQLIEPRQPSSAFAIHILFCYEGLLPSRENFAPNHFVPIIFKQIRKRKSGSAADTKVLSPPVKRQTRFFPDAQATGKLSLVKPVIKDKQFNFFPNKASFNNKLTEDYKDSNNNSTSAEDFNNNDKALNDISFATVLNFEHQYDVASFLSKVSGLDDKGVHKLITNVFGPDKSFIFPKKSGRSFRHEWLKTFSWLKYSPTLDGAFCLPCILIGHKVANKTSKLQKLLSQPFRHWPAAKNFFKQHETSKNGLHIQTSLTFSAFVKNFLGQTQPISVIIDSNYKKQVAENRKFLTPIVDTIILCGRVCIPLRGHRDDSKYHPELPSF from the exons ATGCGGAAGATTCTTTCCGTTCTCAACATGGCTTGCAAGAGCTTGAGAGAGCGTGTGgagttagtttttgaaaacgaaaattttGATGAGCTACCTCAAATTTACGCcgaattaaataaaaagtttaaatgtaattctgttttgccatctactgacgtgttgcaaaaacaacttacttttggttttatccaaagaaATTGCCATGCAGAATACTACCTTCCTGCCTATGTGAAAGCAAAGAAGGATGGTTGCGCAATTACGTTGAA GTCTCAGGTCAATGGAAATTGCCTGTACAGTTCTATGGCGTTGTGTTTGTTTGGGAAAAATGTGATGGTTGACGACTTACGAATTCTTGTGTCAGTGGAGCTAATGATGAATGCTAGCTTTTACTGTAAGCATCCTCTATTTTCTTCTATCCTTGCTCTTCCAGAAAGTCTCTTTAAATCTATGGAAGATATTCTCAATATGTCTGTCTGCAATTCTGCATTTAACACAgacaaaaaacaagaagactTAGTTAAGGAGGTGgccattttaaatttagtagATCGGAAATATTGTtcctttcttgctatgcttgctCTGTCATCTGTCACAAACAggaatatattttcttattaccCAGATTATGGATGCAAAAAAGCTCAAATGTTGTTTAACCAATTAATAGAGCCTAGACAACCAAGCTCTGCTTTTGCTattcacattttgttttgctatgAGGGCTTACTTCCATCCAGAGAAAATTTTGCACCTAATCATTTCGTTCCAATTATTTTTAAGCAGATACGTAAACGCAAGTCAGGTTCAGCTGCGGACACAAAAGTTTTATCTCCTCCTGTGAAAAGGCAAACAAGGTTTTTTCCGGATGCACAGGCAACAGGGAAATTATCTCTTGTAAAACCTGTGATTAAAGATaaacagtttaatttctttcctAATAAAGCTTCTTTtaacaataaactaactgaagaTTATAAAGATAGTAACAATAATAGCACATCTGCTGAAGATTTTAATAACAATGACAAAGCTTTAAATGATATTTCCTTTGctactgttttaaattttgaacatcAATATGACGTTGCCTCTTTCCTTTCTAAAGTTTCAGGTCTAGATGATAAAGGTGTACACAAGCTAATCACCAATGTTTTTGGGCCCGATAAATCTTTTATATTTCCTAAAAAAAGTGGGCGTTCCTTTCGGCATGAATGGCTAAAGACCTTTTCATGGCTTAAATATTCACCAACTTTGGATGGAGCATTTTGTTTGCCATGTATCCTTATTGGTCACAAGGTTGCTAACAAAACTTCTAAGTTACAGAAATTGCTTTCTCAACCTTTTCGACATTGGCCAGCtgccaaaaacttttttaaacaacatgaaACATCAAAAAATGGTTTACATATTCAAACCAGCCTAACTTTTAGTGCATTTGTAAAGAATTTTTTAGGACAAACTCAACCAATCAGTGTAATCATAGATTCCAACTACAAAAAACAGGTTGCTGAAAATCGAAAGTTCTTAACACCAATTGTTGACACCATAATTTTATGTGGTCGTGTTTGTATTCCTCTTCGTGGCCACAGGGATGATAGTAAATATCATCCTGAATTAccttctttttag
- the LOC130622975 gene encoding THAP domain-containing protein 7-like, whose protein sequence is MPNSCAAFGCSNHNLMENKPGFYRFPNNNPERRKMWISACKRKNKDGTADWNPTGKNVYLCGKHFTTGKPVKDPAHPDYIPTIFVYTQNDSEKNKKKIERFESAKKRSLAKARTPVAPKKQRTLNFVSPGKPPLQQSNTFISPPLSPCSSTTSLMSPLPEMPEMEVDFSLSSQTQQGRI, encoded by the exons atgccaaATAGTTGTGCTGCTTTTGGTTGTTCAAACCATAATTTAATGGAAAATAAACCTGGATTCTACAGATTTCCGAATAACAACCCAGAACGAAGAAAAATGTGGATAAGTGCATGTAAAAGGAAAAACAAAGATGGTACTGCTGACTGGAACCCAACtggaaaaaatgtttatctCTGTGGGAAACATTTTACAACTG gGAAACCAGTAAAAGATCCTGCACATCCTGACTACATACCAACTATATTTGTGTATACACAAAATGATtcagaaaaaaacaagaagaaaataGAAAGATTCGAGTCAGCCAAAAAAAGAAGCCTAGCAAAAGCAAGAACACCCGTCGCACCAAAAAAACAGCGTaccttaaattttgtttcaccaGGAAAGCCACCATTACAGCAAAGTAACACATTTATTTCACCACCACTATCACCATGTTCTAGTACTACATCTCTGATGTCACCACTGCCAGAAATGCCTGAAATGGAAGTAGACTTTTCGCTTTCTTCACAAACAcaacaggggcggatctag